A genome region from Scleropages formosus chromosome 6, fSclFor1.1, whole genome shotgun sequence includes the following:
- the mtfp1 gene encoding mitochondrial fission process protein 1 encodes MDSPPEKRTKEVDIYRDTWVRFLGYANEVGESFRALVPVSMVWASYAVAMAYVSADALDKGKKAAAEHGENPGKTTRVAVAVVDTFVWQALASVAIPGFTINRVCAASLYVLGRSTRWPLPVRKWTTTAIGLSTIPFIITPIDRSVDFLLDSSLRKVYGGGRKHEP; translated from the exons ATGGATTCACCTCCGGAGAAAAGGACCAAAGAGGTCGATATCTACCGCGACACATGGGTGCGTTTTTTAG GCTATGCCAACGAAGTGGGCGAGTCTTTCCGTGCCCTGGTGCCTGTGAGCATGGTGTGGGCCAGCTACGCGGTCGCCATGGCGTACGTCTCGGCGGACGCGCTGGACAAGGGCAAGAAGGCAGCTGCG GAACACGGGGAGAACCCCGGGAAGACTACGCGGGTGGCCGTGGCGGTAGTGGACACCTTCGTGTGGCAGGCTCTGGCGTCTGTGGCCATACCCGGGTTCACGATCAACCGAGTGTGTGCCGCCTCTCTCTACGTGCTCGGCCGCAGCACTCGCTGGCCGCTTCCCGTGCGCAAGTGGACCACCACGGCCATCGGCCTTTCTACCATCCCGTTCATCATCACGCCCATCGACAG GTCGGTGGACTTCCTCCTGGATTCGAGCCTCCGCAAGGTGTACGGCGGGGGACGCAAACACGAGCCATAG